One segment of Streptomyces sp. YIM 121038 DNA contains the following:
- a CDS encoding VCBS repeat-containing protein has protein sequence MGGLRRSGIRLLAAAVGGALVLAGCGGDGESHARPAPDGLTARGAPQKAVPQGRGSKVPDDFNGDGARDLVLDDLAHRGHGDDPGIGVVYGTRAGLSPGTRQLLTARANGARTKGELPAAFESEAACDLDADGFTDLVVSTDPPYDGQGQPPVPLQLLFGSPKGLTGKAVKLRVPARARLGNDWPDQPVCGDFDGDGAQDLVLHASGAHLTFLRGPFTRAGGPRAAAAPLTAPGNELVTGGPAVDVNRDGYDDLAVRAEAGASRGSLVLGGPKGPSRTGALLPAGTDTAFGTFRGGRAVDAALPGPRGIALRYDVPGTARATLAVRDASVRTGDFDGDGRSELVVTGGRPGEVWLYRGRAQGLAARATATLAPTGGGEGLQVLKVADFDGDRRADVVVRTSTGRGTDRVEVYRGVRSDALVERKPSLTFSTTLFANR, from the coding sequence GTGGGTGGCTTGAGGAGATCCGGTATACGGCTGCTGGCCGCCGCCGTCGGCGGCGCCCTGGTCCTCGCGGGCTGCGGCGGCGACGGCGAGTCCCACGCCCGCCCCGCGCCCGACGGGCTCACGGCCCGGGGCGCGCCCCAGAAGGCCGTCCCGCAGGGCAGGGGCAGCAAGGTGCCCGACGACTTCAACGGCGACGGCGCCCGCGACCTCGTCCTCGACGACCTGGCGCACCGCGGGCACGGCGACGACCCCGGCATCGGCGTGGTGTACGGCACTCGCGCCGGGCTCTCCCCCGGCACCCGGCAGCTGCTGACCGCGCGCGCCAACGGCGCCCGTACGAAGGGCGAACTGCCCGCCGCGTTCGAGTCGGAGGCGGCCTGCGACCTGGACGCGGACGGGTTCACCGACCTGGTGGTGTCGACGGATCCGCCCTACGACGGCCAGGGGCAGCCGCCGGTGCCGCTCCAGCTCCTCTTCGGCTCCCCGAAGGGCCTGACCGGCAAGGCCGTCAAGCTCCGGGTGCCCGCGCGGGCGCGGCTCGGCAACGACTGGCCGGACCAGCCGGTGTGCGGCGACTTCGACGGGGACGGCGCCCAGGACCTCGTGCTGCACGCGAGCGGCGCCCATCTGACCTTCCTGCGCGGCCCCTTCACCCGCGCGGGCGGGCCGCGCGCGGCCGCGGCCCCGCTCACCGCGCCCGGCAACGAGCTGGTGACGGGCGGCCCCGCCGTGGACGTGAACCGCGACGGCTACGACGACCTGGCGGTCCGCGCGGAGGCGGGCGCGTCCCGTGGCTCCCTGGTCCTGGGCGGGCCCAAGGGGCCGAGCCGCACCGGGGCGCTGCTCCCCGCGGGCACGGACACGGCCTTCGGCACGTTCCGCGGCGGCCGTGCGGTGGACGCGGCGCTCCCGGGGCCGCGCGGCATCGCCCTGCGCTACGACGTGCCCGGCACCGCGCGGGCCACCCTCGCGGTGCGCGACGCCTCCGTGCGGACCGGCGACTTCGACGGCGACGGCCGCAGCGAGCTCGTCGTGACCGGGGGGCGCCCCGGCGAGGTGTGGCTCTACCGGGGCCGGGCCCAGGGCCTCGCGGCCCGCGCCACAGCCACGCTCGCCCCCACGGGCGGAGGCGAGGGCCTCCAGGTCCTGAAGGTGGCCGACTTCGACGGCGACCGCCGCGCGGACGTGGTCGTACGGACGTCCACGGGCCGGGGCACGGACCGCGTGGAGGTGTACCGGGGCGTGCGCTCCGACGCCCTGGTGGAGCGGAAGCCGAGCCTCACCTTCTCCACCACCCTGTTCGCGAACCGCTAG
- a CDS encoding heterodisulfide reductase-related iron-sulfur binding cluster: MQLAAIIVSLVLIAVGVALFGRAILQIYQFVRLGQAVPAGTRTDAPAERTLTVAKEFLGHTRMNRWGIVGVAHWFVAVGFFSLLLTIVNAIGQLFKADWILPVIGDWAPYNVFVEFLGTMTVLGILTLIVIRQLNRPGKPGRKSRFAGSNTGQAYFVEGVILVVGVCIFMLHALEGAQHHVDGYEASFFLSYPFVSWFSGMDVSTLQNLTYFFAGLKIATSFIWMITVSLKTDMGVAWHRFLAFPNIWFKRKADGSTALGALLPMTSGGKEIDWEDPDEDTVFGVSQVEQFSWKGILDFSTCTECGRCQSQCPAWNTGKPLSPKLLIMSLRDHAHAKAPYLLAGGGKTMEGEEKATAEQLADVPAAALAEAERPLIGTLEAVSDGGSAAGGVIDPDVLWSCTTCGACVEQCPVDIEHIDHIVDMRRYQVMIESAFPSEAGTMLKNLEKKGNPWGLAKKQRLEWTKEVDFEVPVVGKDIEDLTEVDYLYWVGCAGALEDRAKKTTKAFAELLHIAGVKFAIMGGDEKCTGDSARRLGNEPLFQQLGAENVASLNMAFGESLDEDGGVDESTKKPKSAKKIVSTCPHCFNTIANEYPQLGGDYEVIHHTQLLQHLIDEGKLVPVTPVEGLITYHDPCYLGRHNKVYTPPREIMSAVPGLRQQEMHRHKERGFCCGAGGARMWMEERIGKRINTERVDEALSLNPDIVSTACPFCLVMLTDSVNGKKNDGAAKESLQVVDVAQLLLDSVKTPADNPPPAGEAETESEPEPEPVK, encoded by the coding sequence ATGCAACTCGCCGCGATCATCGTGTCGCTGGTCCTAATCGCGGTCGGCGTCGCGCTGTTCGGCCGTGCCATCCTGCAGATCTACCAGTTCGTACGGCTCGGCCAGGCCGTGCCCGCAGGCACCCGGACCGACGCTCCCGCCGAGCGCACCCTCACCGTGGCCAAGGAGTTCCTCGGCCACACCCGGATGAACCGGTGGGGCATCGTCGGCGTCGCGCACTGGTTCGTGGCGGTGGGCTTCTTCTCCCTGCTGCTCACGATCGTGAACGCCATCGGCCAGCTCTTCAAGGCCGACTGGATCCTGCCGGTCATCGGCGACTGGGCGCCGTACAACGTCTTCGTCGAGTTCCTCGGCACCATGACCGTGCTCGGCATCCTGACGCTGATCGTCATCCGGCAGCTGAACCGGCCGGGCAAGCCGGGCCGCAAGTCCCGCTTCGCGGGCTCCAACACGGGCCAGGCGTACTTCGTCGAGGGCGTCATCCTCGTCGTCGGCGTCTGCATCTTCATGCTGCACGCCCTGGAGGGCGCCCAGCACCACGTGGACGGCTACGAGGCCTCGTTCTTCCTCTCGTACCCGTTCGTCTCGTGGTTCTCCGGCATGGACGTCTCGACGCTCCAGAACCTGACGTACTTCTTCGCCGGTCTGAAGATCGCGACGTCGTTCATCTGGATGATCACGGTCTCCCTGAAGACCGACATGGGCGTCGCCTGGCACCGCTTCCTGGCCTTCCCCAACATCTGGTTCAAGCGCAAGGCCGACGGCTCCACCGCGCTCGGCGCGCTCCTGCCGATGACGAGCGGCGGCAAGGAGATCGACTGGGAGGACCCGGACGAGGACACCGTCTTCGGCGTCAGCCAGGTCGAGCAGTTCTCCTGGAAGGGCATCCTCGACTTCTCCACCTGCACCGAGTGCGGCCGCTGCCAGTCGCAGTGCCCCGCCTGGAACACCGGCAAGCCGCTCTCGCCGAAGCTCCTGATCATGTCGCTGCGCGACCACGCGCACGCCAAGGCCCCGTACCTGCTCGCCGGTGGCGGCAAGACCATGGAGGGCGAGGAGAAGGCGACCGCCGAGCAGCTCGCCGACGTCCCCGCCGCCGCCCTCGCCGAGGCCGAGCGCCCGCTGATCGGCACGCTGGAGGCCGTATCCGACGGCGGCTCCGCCGCGGGCGGGGTCATCGACCCCGACGTCCTGTGGTCCTGCACCACCTGCGGCGCCTGCGTCGAGCAGTGCCCCGTCGACATCGAGCACATCGACCACATCGTCGACATGCGCCGCTACCAGGTGATGATCGAGTCCGCGTTCCCGTCCGAGGCGGGCACGATGCTCAAGAACCTGGAGAAGAAGGGCAACCCCTGGGGCCTCGCCAAGAAGCAGCGCCTGGAGTGGACCAAGGAGGTCGACTTCGAGGTCCCGGTCGTCGGCAAGGACATCGAGGACCTCACCGAGGTCGACTACCTGTACTGGGTCGGCTGCGCGGGCGCCCTGGAGGACCGGGCCAAGAAGACCACGAAGGCCTTCGCGGAGCTCCTGCACATCGCGGGCGTCAAGTTCGCGATCATGGGCGGCGACGAGAAGTGCACCGGCGACTCGGCCCGGCGACTCGGCAACGAGCCGCTGTTCCAGCAGCTGGGCGCGGAGAACGTGGCCTCCCTGAACATGGCGTTCGGGGAGTCCCTCGACGAGGACGGCGGTGTGGACGAGTCGACGAAGAAGCCCAAGTCGGCGAAGAAGATCGTCTCCACCTGCCCGCACTGCTTCAACACCATCGCGAACGAGTACCCGCAGCTCGGCGGCGACTACGAGGTCATCCACCACACCCAGCTGCTCCAGCACCTCATCGACGAGGGCAAGCTGGTCCCGGTGACCCCGGTCGAGGGCCTGATCACCTACCACGACCCGTGCTACCTGGGCCGGCACAACAAGGTCTACACGCCGCCGCGCGAGATCATGTCCGCCGTCCCGGGCCTGCGTCAGCAGGAGATGCACCGCCACAAGGAGCGCGGCTTCTGCTGCGGCGCGGGCGGCGCGCGGATGTGGATGGAGGAGCGGATCGGCAAGCGCATCAACACGGAGCGCGTGGACGAGGCCCTCAGCCTCAACCCGGACATCGTGTCGACCGCCTGCCCGTTCTGCCTCGTCATGCTCACGGACTCGGTGAACGGCAAGAAGAACGACGGCGCGGCCAAGGAGTCCCTCCAGGTCGTCGACGTCGCCCAGTTGCTGCTGGACTCGGTGAAGACCCCGGCCGACAACCCGCCCCCGGCGGGCGAGGCCGAGACGGAGAGCGAGCCGGAGCCCGAGCCGGTGAAGTGA